One region of Daphnia pulicaria isolate SC F1-1A chromosome 7, SC_F0-13Bv2, whole genome shotgun sequence genomic DNA includes:
- the LOC124349387 gene encoding attractin-like protein 1 isoform X3 → MELQSSFISAVEFYKYRRKHSLAALYLVCLGLLIATQTSKAEEVYQCDNHTQTCISESEFGEQNDQQLFNIPSPLPTWAEIPQCRGKILLNRPFGFLSDGPSNYSLDTKCAWIVQSSVPNATISLQLIEFATECSWDHLYVYDGDSVFASLLAVYSGLTIYGNYKVEELNQITSTSNTILLYFYSDLAYNMSGFNISYSINSCPFNEEGKRCSGHGVCIGSTCTCDADFYGHSCQYAVCPNNCSKHGVCNMETHSCVCDEGWSGLDCNQTRDRGFWTSVWEFNGTRDERLARTQSSGSVWKGILWVVGGHGLDLKLPLTMAFNISGNDWSRVETNGLFIPTLRHGHSTLIHEGVLYMYGGVTHDGSVSSQLWSLDLSTKEWILVAPSKNKECHHRLCGPVATTGHTAVLVKDKMYVIFGYNPIYGYLNILQEYSIDSRQWSVVSSSGALVQGSYGHSSVWDPLTKRIYVYGGYQSESSSAYGLTDALHSYDPALRVWRVHPSSGSYRYLHSAIMSGGLMLVYGGNTHNETAISNGAKCYSSDFIAYDTVCDTWFKLNQPAATSVGGDLSRYGHLAASFGPSSDLNDSDEYHQPLLPYGMLIFGGFDGRLKSDVLVYIVGICTSLATKEQCLTAMPGVKCVWNKAAKKCEPLASVSKEGYEKCPGLAFPESPNSQTEWSSSASAIGYAINSTLQCGSISSCPTCLHTTFNCVWCGHNCQYAKCKEGLTHTKAIPSLEHCQVADANSCRLLHSCSACHTEPHCHWEPDARCYSYVRKMGNRTEKVDVKEDQVCDAACSLRTNCRNCTQGPCLWCSNQNRCVDKNAYIPSFPYGLCTEWTTHENKCRDLDFPQLEDGGSSGQRNVPLGASVYTKMTTCKSHRSCSECQEDPACGWCDDGSNRGTGTCMPGGFSGPVTNVLNFRTELFCPSQQWFFTSCPPCQCNGHSTCIEGTQKCNQPCLHLTEGPHCETCTSGYFGNPVNGGTCSPCQCSGHGTQCHPLTGRCFCTTKGVVGDHCERCDLANHYSPGLLTVSSHANTNSGVPANWTVLPTCYYDLQLDFQFTFNLSKKEDRHIKQINFRNVPLKPDLDLEFSVQCSTLAKLNISVRSAKVDAEDIDEEKYILFNYNCTTFKSRFQRNEYHFGSEENTTFYVYVYDFRSPIQITVSFSQHPKLELQQFFITFSACFISLLMMAAILWKIKQKYDMYRRRQRLFVEMEQMASRPFSHVLVELQVPPNFPRRAPVPNNRFESRSQGVTVGGTQSGSMNQHIIETSLCNNVTPAPSSSSSHSSAVTSNAVRRRRRFRPSPIALEPCVDQKAAVLSLLIRLPNGTLPYTPPGQSGLAIASTLVSLGSYSSRKNNISESREVPRSLPKAKTPPTLSQLA, encoded by the exons ATGGAGTTGCAATCATCCTTTATCAGTGCCGTAGAATTTTATAAATATCGCAGAAAACATAGTTTAGCAGCCTTATATCTAGTCTGTCTTGGATTACTAATTGCAACCCAAACTTCCAAGGCTGAAGAAGTCTATCAGTGCGACAATCATACACAAACCTGCATCAGCGAGTCGGAATTTGGTGAACAAAATGATCAGCAACTTTTCAATATACCTTCACCTCTTCCTACCTGGGCAGAAATACCACAGTGTAGAGGGAAAATATTGTTAAATCGTCCTTTTGGCTTCCTTTCTGATGGACCTAGCAATTATTCATTAGATACAAAATGTGCATGGATTGTTCAAAGTTCTGTGCCCAATGCAACTATTTC ATTACAGCTCATTGAATTTGCAACAGAATGTAGTTGGGATCATCTCTATGTCTATGATGGAGATTCTGTTTTTGCCTCACTTCTCGCAGTATACAG TGGCCTAACCATATATGGCAATTACAAGGTGGAAGAGTTAAATCAAATAACTTCTACTTCCAACACTATCCTGCTATACTTTTACAGTGATTTGGCATATAACATGTCAGGATTTAATATTTCTTATAG TATAAATTCATGCCCTTTTAATGAAGAGGGAAAAAGATGTTCTGGCCATGGTGTATGTATTGGAAGTACTTGCACTTGTGATGCTGATTTCTATGGACATAGCTGTCAGTATGCTGTCTGCCCTAATAATTGTAGCAAACATGGTGTATGCAATATGGAAACTCACAGCTGTGTCTGTGATGAAGGATGGTCAG ggcTTGACTGTAATCAGACTAGGGACAGAGGATTTTGGACCAGTGTCTGGGAATTCAATGGAACTCGCGACGAACGTCTGGCTCGCACTCAAAGTAGTGGATCTGTCTGGAAAGGCATTCTATGGGTCGTTGGAGGGCATGGATTAGATCTTAAGTTACCGTTAACTATGGCTTTTAATATATCAG GAAACGACTGGTCCCGCGTAGAAACAAACGGACTGTTCATTCCAACATTGCGTCACGGCCACTCAACTCTAATACATGAG GGAGTTTTATATATGTATGGAGGCGTTACTCATGATGGTTCCGTCTCGTCCCAATTATGGAGCCTTGACCTGTCTACAAAAGAATGGATACTCGTAGCGCCCAGTAAAAATAAAGAGTGCCATCATCGATTGTGTGGCCCGGTAGCAACTACGGGCCACACTGCAGTCTTGGTCAAGGATAAGATGTATGTAATTTTTGGTTACAATCCTATTTATGGATACCTCAACATTCTGCAAGAGTACAGTATAG ATAGTCGACAGTGGAGTGTAGTGTCCAGTTCTGGTGCCCTGGTTCAGGGATCCTATGGCCACAGTTCTGTATGGGATCCTTTAACGAAACGCATATATGTCTACGGCGGTTACCAGTCAGAAAGTAGCTCTGCCTATGGTTTGACGGATGCCCTACATTCTTACGATCCGGCGCTAAGAGTTTGGCGTGTTCATCCGTCGAGTGGTTCCTACCGTTATCTACATTCCGCCATTATGAGCGGTGGCCTCATGCTTGTTTACGGAGGAAACACACATAACGAAACGGCAATTAGCAAT GGTGCCAAGTGTTATTCATCAGACTTTATCGCCTACGATACAGTGTGTGACACTTGGTTCAAATTAAATCAGCCGGCGGCCACCAGCGTTGGTGGCGATCTGTCTCGTTACGGGCATTTAGCTGCTTCATTTGGTCCTTCCTCAG ATTTGAATGATAGTGATGAGTACCACCAACCATTGCTTCCTTATGGAATGTTGATTTTTGGCGGGTTTGACGGGCGATTGAAGAGTGATGTTCTAGTTTACATTGTTGGCATTTGTACATCTCTCGCAACCAAGGAGCAATGTCTTACCGCCATGCCTGGTGTAAAGTGTGTTTGGAACAAAGCAGCCAAGAAATGCGAGCCTTTAGCCAGTGTATCTAAAGAAGGATATGAAAAATGTCCAGGTTTAG CGTTTCCAGAGTCGCCAAACTCCCAGACTGAATGGTCTTCTTCTGCCTCGGCGATAGGATATGCAATCAATTCAACTTTGCAGTGTGGTTCAATTTCGAGTTGCCCGACCTGTTTGCATACGACATTTAACTGCGTCTGGTGTGGCCATAATTGCCAATATGCCAAGTGTAAAGAAGGGCTTACACATACAAAAGCAATTCCTTCACTAGAGCACTGTCAAGTGGCCGACGCCAACTCTTGTAGGCTGTTGCATAG CTGCTCAGCCTGCCATACGGAACCGCATTGCCATTGGGAGCCTGACGCCCGTTGCTACTCATATGTGCGCAAG ATGGGGAACCGTACTGAGAAAGTTGACGTTAAGGAAGATCAAGTATGTGATGCAGCATGCAGTTTGCGTACCAATTGCAGAAATTGCACCCAG GGTCCTTGCTTGTGGTGCTCAAATCAGAATCGCTGTGTTGACAAGAACGCCTACATTCCTTCCTTTCCATATGGTCTCTGCACCGAATGGACTACACATGAGAACAAATGCCGAGATTTGGACTTCCCGCAACTTGAAGACGGGGGTTCATCAGGACAACGAAATGTACCTCTAGGAGCAAGTGTCTATACGAAAATGACTACGTGCAAATCACATCGCAGCTGTTCCGAATGCCAG GAGGATCCCGCTTGCGGTTGGTGtgatgatggttcaaaccgAGGAACAGGAACTTGCATGCCAGGTGGTTTCAGTGGTCCTGTGACAAATGTACTGAACTTTCGTACAGAACTGTTCTGTCCCAGTCAACAGTGGTTCTTCACCAGTTGTCCACCGTGCCAATGTAATGGTCATAGTACGTGCATTGAGGGAACTCAGAAATGCAATCAGCCTTGCTTACACCTTACCGAAG GTCCCCATTGTGAAACCTGTACTTCAGGCTACTTTGGAAATCCAGTGAATGGAGGAACATGTTCACCTTGCCAAT GCAGTGGACATGGAACACAATGTCATCCCCTCACAGGTCGTTGCTTCTGCACCACTAAAGGCGTTGTGGGGGATCACTGTGAACGATGTGATTTAGCAAATCATTACTCACCTGGGCTACTAACAGTATCGTCACATGCCAACACCAACTCTGGTGTCCCGGCCAACTGGACAGTGTTACCGACATGCTATTACGACCTACAACTCGATTTTCAATTTACGTTCAATCTCTCCAAGAAAGAAGACCGCCACATCAAGCAGATCAATTTCCGCAACGTACCCCTGAAGCCTGACCTTGATCTTGAATTCAGTGTACAGTGCTCCACGCTGGCCAAGCTGAACATCAGTGTTAGATCAGCCAAG GTGGATGCTGAAGACATTGACGAAGAAAAGTATATATTGTTTAATTACAATTGCACCACATTCAAATCGAGATTTCAACGTAATGAGTATCACTTCGGCAGTGAAGAGAATACTACGTTTTACGTATACGTCTACGATTTCCGCTCGCCAATCCAAATTACG GTCTCCTTCAGTCAACATCCAAAATTGGAGTTGCAACAGTTTTTCATCACCTTTTCTGCTTGCTTTATATCCCTGCTCATGATGGCCGCAATTTTGTGGAAAATCAAGCAGAAGTACGACATGTATCGAAG gcGACAGAGATTGTTTGTAGAGATGGAACAAATGGCCTCTCGCCCATTTTCGCACGTACTTGTGGAACTCCAAGTGCCGCCCAATTTCCCTCGTCGTGCCCCCGTCCCTAATAATAGAT TTGAAAGTCGAAGTCAAGGAGTCACGGTAGGGGGCACTCAAAGTGGTTCTATGAATCAACATATAATTGAAACGAGTCTGTGCAACAACGTAACCCCAGCTCcctcatcttcatcttcccATTCATCAGCAGTTACTTCTAATGCCGTCCGTCGAAGACGCAGG TTCCGTCCAAGTCCGATTGCTTTAGAACCTTGCGTCGATCAGAAGGCTGCTGTGCTATCGCTTTTGATACGACTTCCAAATGGGACTCTTCCCTACACACCCCCAGGACAGTCGG GGCTCGCAATTGCCTCGACGCTCGTCTCTCTAGGTTCGTACTCGAGTCGAAAGAACAACATCAGTGAATCTCGTGAAGTGCCCAGGAGTTTGCCTAAAGCGAAAACTCCTCCAACACTTTCACAACTCGCGTGA
- the LOC124349387 gene encoding attractin-like protein 1 isoform X2 translates to MELQSSFISAVEFYKYRRKHSLAALYLVCLGLLIATQTSKAEEVYQCDNHTQTCISESEFGEQNDQQLFNIPSPLPTWAEIPQCRGKILLNRPFGFLSDGPSNYSLDTKCAWIVQSSVPNATISLQLIEFATECSWDHLYVYDGDSVFASLLAVYSGLTIYGNYKVEELNQITSTSNTILLYFYSDLAYNMSGFNISYSINSCPFNEEGKRCSGHGVCIGSTCTCDADFYGHSCQYAVCPNNCSKHGVCNMETHSCVCDEGWSGLDCNQTRDRGFWTSVWEFNGTRDERLARTQSSGSVWKGILWVVGGHGLDLKLPLTMAFNISGNDWSRVETNGLFIPTLRHGHSTLIHEGVLYMYGGVTHDGSVSSQLWSLDLSTKEWILVAPSKNKECHHRLCGPVATTGHTAVLVKDKMYVIFGYNPIYGYLNILQEYSIDSRQWSVVSSSGALVQGSYGHSSVWDPLTKRIYVYGGYQSESSSAYGLTDALHSYDPALRVWRVHPSSGSYRYLHSAIMSGGLMLVYGGNTHNETAISNGAKCYSSDFIAYDTVCDTWFKLNQPAATSVGGDLSRYGHLAASFGPSSDLNDSDEYHQPLLPYGMLIFGGFDGRLKSDVLVYIVGICTSLATKEQCLTAMPGVKCVWNKAAKKCEPLASVSKEGYEKCPGLAFPESPNSQTEWSSSASAIGYAINSTLQCGSISSCPTCLHTTFNCVWCGHNCQYAKCKEGLTHTKAIPSLEHCQVADANSCRLLHSCSACHTEPHCHWEPDARCYSYMGNRTEKVDVKEDQVCDAACSLRTNCRNCTQGPCLWCSNQNRCVDKNAYIPSFPYGLCTEWTTHENKCRDLDFPQLEDGGSSGQRNVPLGASVYTKMTTCKSHRSCSECQEDPACGWCDDGSNRGTGTCMPGGFSGPVTNVLNFRTELFCPSQQWFFTSCPPCQCNGHSTCIEGTQKCNQPCLHLTEGPHCETCTSGYFGNPVNGGTCSPCQCSGHGTQCHPLTGRCFCTTKGVVGDHCERCDLANHYSPGLLTVSSHANTNSGVPANWTVLPTCYYDLQLDFQFTFNLSKKEDRHIKQINFRNVPLKPDLDLEFSVQCSTLAKLNISVRSAKVDAEDIDEEKYILFNYNCTTFKSRFQRNEYHFGSEENTTFYVYVYDFRSPIQITVSFSQHPKLELQQFFITFSACFISLLMMAAILWKIKQKYDMYRRRQRLFVEMEQMASRPFSHVLVELQVPPNFPRRAPVPNNRCTSVESRSQGVTVGGTQSGSMNQHIIETSLCNNVTPAPSSSSSHSSAVTSNAVRRRRRFRPSPIALEPCVDQKAAVLSLLIRLPNGTLPYTPPGQSGLAIASTLVSLGSYSSRKNNISESREVPRSLPKAKTPPTLSQLA, encoded by the exons ATGGAGTTGCAATCATCCTTTATCAGTGCCGTAGAATTTTATAAATATCGCAGAAAACATAGTTTAGCAGCCTTATATCTAGTCTGTCTTGGATTACTAATTGCAACCCAAACTTCCAAGGCTGAAGAAGTCTATCAGTGCGACAATCATACACAAACCTGCATCAGCGAGTCGGAATTTGGTGAACAAAATGATCAGCAACTTTTCAATATACCTTCACCTCTTCCTACCTGGGCAGAAATACCACAGTGTAGAGGGAAAATATTGTTAAATCGTCCTTTTGGCTTCCTTTCTGATGGACCTAGCAATTATTCATTAGATACAAAATGTGCATGGATTGTTCAAAGTTCTGTGCCCAATGCAACTATTTC ATTACAGCTCATTGAATTTGCAACAGAATGTAGTTGGGATCATCTCTATGTCTATGATGGAGATTCTGTTTTTGCCTCACTTCTCGCAGTATACAG TGGCCTAACCATATATGGCAATTACAAGGTGGAAGAGTTAAATCAAATAACTTCTACTTCCAACACTATCCTGCTATACTTTTACAGTGATTTGGCATATAACATGTCAGGATTTAATATTTCTTATAG TATAAATTCATGCCCTTTTAATGAAGAGGGAAAAAGATGTTCTGGCCATGGTGTATGTATTGGAAGTACTTGCACTTGTGATGCTGATTTCTATGGACATAGCTGTCAGTATGCTGTCTGCCCTAATAATTGTAGCAAACATGGTGTATGCAATATGGAAACTCACAGCTGTGTCTGTGATGAAGGATGGTCAG ggcTTGACTGTAATCAGACTAGGGACAGAGGATTTTGGACCAGTGTCTGGGAATTCAATGGAACTCGCGACGAACGTCTGGCTCGCACTCAAAGTAGTGGATCTGTCTGGAAAGGCATTCTATGGGTCGTTGGAGGGCATGGATTAGATCTTAAGTTACCGTTAACTATGGCTTTTAATATATCAG GAAACGACTGGTCCCGCGTAGAAACAAACGGACTGTTCATTCCAACATTGCGTCACGGCCACTCAACTCTAATACATGAG GGAGTTTTATATATGTATGGAGGCGTTACTCATGATGGTTCCGTCTCGTCCCAATTATGGAGCCTTGACCTGTCTACAAAAGAATGGATACTCGTAGCGCCCAGTAAAAATAAAGAGTGCCATCATCGATTGTGTGGCCCGGTAGCAACTACGGGCCACACTGCAGTCTTGGTCAAGGATAAGATGTATGTAATTTTTGGTTACAATCCTATTTATGGATACCTCAACATTCTGCAAGAGTACAGTATAG ATAGTCGACAGTGGAGTGTAGTGTCCAGTTCTGGTGCCCTGGTTCAGGGATCCTATGGCCACAGTTCTGTATGGGATCCTTTAACGAAACGCATATATGTCTACGGCGGTTACCAGTCAGAAAGTAGCTCTGCCTATGGTTTGACGGATGCCCTACATTCTTACGATCCGGCGCTAAGAGTTTGGCGTGTTCATCCGTCGAGTGGTTCCTACCGTTATCTACATTCCGCCATTATGAGCGGTGGCCTCATGCTTGTTTACGGAGGAAACACACATAACGAAACGGCAATTAGCAAT GGTGCCAAGTGTTATTCATCAGACTTTATCGCCTACGATACAGTGTGTGACACTTGGTTCAAATTAAATCAGCCGGCGGCCACCAGCGTTGGTGGCGATCTGTCTCGTTACGGGCATTTAGCTGCTTCATTTGGTCCTTCCTCAG ATTTGAATGATAGTGATGAGTACCACCAACCATTGCTTCCTTATGGAATGTTGATTTTTGGCGGGTTTGACGGGCGATTGAAGAGTGATGTTCTAGTTTACATTGTTGGCATTTGTACATCTCTCGCAACCAAGGAGCAATGTCTTACCGCCATGCCTGGTGTAAAGTGTGTTTGGAACAAAGCAGCCAAGAAATGCGAGCCTTTAGCCAGTGTATCTAAAGAAGGATATGAAAAATGTCCAGGTTTAG CGTTTCCAGAGTCGCCAAACTCCCAGACTGAATGGTCTTCTTCTGCCTCGGCGATAGGATATGCAATCAATTCAACTTTGCAGTGTGGTTCAATTTCGAGTTGCCCGACCTGTTTGCATACGACATTTAACTGCGTCTGGTGTGGCCATAATTGCCAATATGCCAAGTGTAAAGAAGGGCTTACACATACAAAAGCAATTCCTTCACTAGAGCACTGTCAAGTGGCCGACGCCAACTCTTGTAGGCTGTTGCATAG CTGCTCAGCCTGCCATACGGAACCGCATTGCCATTGGGAGCCTGACGCCCGTTGCTACTCATAT ATGGGGAACCGTACTGAGAAAGTTGACGTTAAGGAAGATCAAGTATGTGATGCAGCATGCAGTTTGCGTACCAATTGCAGAAATTGCACCCAG GGTCCTTGCTTGTGGTGCTCAAATCAGAATCGCTGTGTTGACAAGAACGCCTACATTCCTTCCTTTCCATATGGTCTCTGCACCGAATGGACTACACATGAGAACAAATGCCGAGATTTGGACTTCCCGCAACTTGAAGACGGGGGTTCATCAGGACAACGAAATGTACCTCTAGGAGCAAGTGTCTATACGAAAATGACTACGTGCAAATCACATCGCAGCTGTTCCGAATGCCAG GAGGATCCCGCTTGCGGTTGGTGtgatgatggttcaaaccgAGGAACAGGAACTTGCATGCCAGGTGGTTTCAGTGGTCCTGTGACAAATGTACTGAACTTTCGTACAGAACTGTTCTGTCCCAGTCAACAGTGGTTCTTCACCAGTTGTCCACCGTGCCAATGTAATGGTCATAGTACGTGCATTGAGGGAACTCAGAAATGCAATCAGCCTTGCTTACACCTTACCGAAG GTCCCCATTGTGAAACCTGTACTTCAGGCTACTTTGGAAATCCAGTGAATGGAGGAACATGTTCACCTTGCCAAT GCAGTGGACATGGAACACAATGTCATCCCCTCACAGGTCGTTGCTTCTGCACCACTAAAGGCGTTGTGGGGGATCACTGTGAACGATGTGATTTAGCAAATCATTACTCACCTGGGCTACTAACAGTATCGTCACATGCCAACACCAACTCTGGTGTCCCGGCCAACTGGACAGTGTTACCGACATGCTATTACGACCTACAACTCGATTTTCAATTTACGTTCAATCTCTCCAAGAAAGAAGACCGCCACATCAAGCAGATCAATTTCCGCAACGTACCCCTGAAGCCTGACCTTGATCTTGAATTCAGTGTACAGTGCTCCACGCTGGCCAAGCTGAACATCAGTGTTAGATCAGCCAAG GTGGATGCTGAAGACATTGACGAAGAAAAGTATATATTGTTTAATTACAATTGCACCACATTCAAATCGAGATTTCAACGTAATGAGTATCACTTCGGCAGTGAAGAGAATACTACGTTTTACGTATACGTCTACGATTTCCGCTCGCCAATCCAAATTACG GTCTCCTTCAGTCAACATCCAAAATTGGAGTTGCAACAGTTTTTCATCACCTTTTCTGCTTGCTTTATATCCCTGCTCATGATGGCCGCAATTTTGTGGAAAATCAAGCAGAAGTACGACATGTATCGAAG gcGACAGAGATTGTTTGTAGAGATGGAACAAATGGCCTCTCGCCCATTTTCGCACGTACTTGTGGAACTCCAAGTGCCGCCCAATTTCCCTCGTCGTGCCCCCGTCCCTAATAATAGATGTACGTCAG TTGAAAGTCGAAGTCAAGGAGTCACGGTAGGGGGCACTCAAAGTGGTTCTATGAATCAACATATAATTGAAACGAGTCTGTGCAACAACGTAACCCCAGCTCcctcatcttcatcttcccATTCATCAGCAGTTACTTCTAATGCCGTCCGTCGAAGACGCAGG TTCCGTCCAAGTCCGATTGCTTTAGAACCTTGCGTCGATCAGAAGGCTGCTGTGCTATCGCTTTTGATACGACTTCCAAATGGGACTCTTCCCTACACACCCCCAGGACAGTCGG GGCTCGCAATTGCCTCGACGCTCGTCTCTCTAGGTTCGTACTCGAGTCGAAAGAACAACATCAGTGAATCTCGTGAAGTGCCCAGGAGTTTGCCTAAAGCGAAAACTCCTCCAACACTTTCACAACTCGCGTGA